The Lacticaseibacillus pabuli region GTCCGCACTCATGACTGGCAACGCGATGTTCACAATGGAACCGTCCAGCGTCGACATAATGATCACGATGCCGACCGCTGCTAAAATGTACCAGCGATGTTTTTGGACCGCTGGGTTATCTTGATATGAAAGCATTTGAATTCCTCCAATAGTGGTGACGGGTGCGTTGATAAGGCGCGAAATTGGCCGCGGGTCCTCCCCTGGTGGATGGCTGGGGGACGTGGGTTAAGGGATTAAGTTCAAAAGATTAGGGGCATGGAGGTCATAAAATGCTCGCGCATTTAATGACTGCATTTCGCTAAGTTCGCATCCGCCAGTAAACCTTCGGACTCCGCTTCGCGAAGCCGAAGATTAACTGGCGGATAGCTCACTAAGCGAAATTGCAAAAAACGCCCCCACACGTGAGGACGTTATCCGTGCCGGCTCTCACCAGCTAATCTATCTACTTGTTAAAAGGATAGCAGGATTACTTCTTGCTTTCAAGACCGGCGTCAACAGCTTCTGGGAAGTTAGCACGCACAATCTTCGCACAACGCGCACAGAGCATTGGGAACTTTGCATCTGAACCCACGTCCGTTGTCGTCATCCGGCAACGTTCGCAGACATCCCCTGCCGCATGTTCAACCAGCACCGCACCATCCGCAAAGGTGACTGCACCTTCAGGAACCGCCGCACCCACTTCAGCCAACTTGTAGCCTGAAGTGATCAGCAACTGCATGATGTTAGCGTTCAAGCCGTTCAGGAGGTCAGCCAATTCGGCCGTTGGGTAAACGGTCACGGTGGCCTCCATGGACTTCCCAATCACCTTCGCATCACGTGCTTCTTCGAGCGCCTTCTGGACTTCGGAACGGAAGTCCATGAACTTGCCCCATTCAGCGCGCAGCTTGTCAGCGCCAGCTAGTTCCTGCGCTTTAGGCATTTCTGCCAAGTACGCAAACTGTTCTTCCTGGTGCAAATATGGCCAAATTTCTTCAGCCGTATGTGGCAAGATTGGCAGCAGCAGCTTCGTCAGGTCGAGCAGAATCTCGAACATCACTGTCTGCATGCGCCGACGCTTGATGTCGTCCTCAGCCTCGATGTACAGAACATCCTTTGAGAAGTCGAGGTAGAAGGCCGACAAGTCGTTTACGAGGAAGCTCGTCACCGTCTTATCAACAGTCGCAAAGTCATATGCTTCGTAGGCTGCCAATGACTGCTTCAGGACATCGTTCAAACGCACGAGCATGTACTGGTCCACACTACCAAGGTCGTCGTAAGCCACAGCGTCCTTCTTCACATCGAAGTCGGTCGTGTTAGCCAGCATGAACCGCATCGTGTTACGAATCTTCCGGTAAGCATCGGAAGTCTGTTTGAAGTTGTCCATGGACACGCGCACATCAGAGGATGAGTCAACGGTCGCAACCCAGAGCCGGATGATTTCGGCACCGAACTGCTTCTCCACGGTATCAGGCACGATGACGTTCCCCAGTGACTTGCTCATCTTCTGGCCTTTGCTGTCGAGGGTGAACCCCTGTGACAGGATCCCACGGTATGGGGCTTGGCCCGTTGCGGCAACAGAGGTGATCAGTGAGCTGTTGAACCAGCCACGGTATTGGTCGGAGCCTTCGAGGTAAAGGTCAGCCGGGAAGCTGAGTTCAGGACGTGCGGCCAGTACCGCCTGGTGTGATGAACCAGAGTCGAACCAAACATCCATGATGTCGGTTTCCTTCGTGAATTCACCATGAGGGCTGTGTTCGTTAGTGTAACCATCTGGCAGGAGGTCCTTGGCGTCGCGTTCGAACCAAACGTTGGACCCGTACTGCTCAAAGAGGTCGGCGACGTGATCAATCGTGGCCTTTTCAAGGATAGGCGTCTTGTCTTCAGCGTAGAAGATAGGCAGTGGTACACCCCAGGCCCGCTGACGGGAGATAACCCAGTCACCGCGGTCCTTGATCATGTTGTAGAGACGCGTCTTACCCCAGCTAGGCTTGAAGTTGACCTTTTCAATCTGGTCAAGAATCTGCTGGCGGAAAGCGTCAACGGATGCAAACCACTGCGT contains the following coding sequences:
- the ileS gene encoding isoleucine--tRNA ligase, translating into MKVKETLNLAKTDFPMRAGLPTREPKWQKAWDENHVYQQRQKLNEGKPSFILHDGPPFANGNIHMGHALNKISKDIIVRYKSMNGFYSPYVPGWDTHGLPIEQQLAKKGVHRKEMDMVEYRKMCRDFALKEIDKQRIDFKRLGVAGDWDHPYITLQKEYEADEIRTFGKMAEKGYIYHGLKPVYWSWSSESTLAEAEVEYKDVVSPSIYVAFPVKDGKGIVDPDAEFVIWTTTPWTIPANQGIAVNPKFNYAEVQVGDRKFVVAEDMLTQVSEELGWQDTKVLKTFTGKDMERMVAAHPLYGRDSLVINANYVTLDSGTGLVHTAPGHGEDDYNAGVKYGLPVVSVLDEHGIMNDNAPGFEGQFYEKANNTVMDALKEKNALLKLVPLTHSYPHDWRTKKPVVFRATTQWFASVDAFRQQILDQIEKVNFKPSWGKTRLYNMIKDRGDWVISRQRAWGVPLPIFYAEDKTPILEKATIDHVADLFEQYGSNVWFERDAKDLLPDGYTNEHSPHGEFTKETDIMDVWFDSGSSHQAVLAARPELSFPADLYLEGSDQYRGWFNSSLITSVAATGQAPYRGILSQGFTLDSKGQKMSKSLGNVIVPDTVEKQFGAEIIRLWVATVDSSSDVRVSMDNFKQTSDAYRKIRNTMRFMLANTTDFDVKKDAVAYDDLGSVDQYMLVRLNDVLKQSLAAYEAYDFATVDKTVTSFLVNDLSAFYLDFSKDVLYIEAEDDIKRRRMQTVMFEILLDLTKLLLPILPHTAEEIWPYLHQEEQFAYLAEMPKAQELAGADKLRAEWGKFMDFRSEVQKALEEARDAKVIGKSMEATVTVYPTAELADLLNGLNANIMQLLITSGYKLAEVGAAVPEGAVTFADGAVLVEHAAGDVCERCRMTTTDVGSDAKFPMLCARCAKIVRANFPEAVDAGLESKK